A window from Gemmatimonadales bacterium encodes these proteins:
- a CDS encoding pentapeptide repeat-containing protein, whose translation MIRVRHRETGEPLLEVAGDSLAGAELPQAVLLYADLRGADLRGANLRGADLCQADLREAMLDSANLAGADITLANLAGASFRNAILADARLQAVTLDLAGPARTDFRGAELTRVNLKNSNLSASSFADAEMRRIDLTHVNLSGSDLGGANLTEANLSFSNLRGADLRYAMLVGALFNRVDLENAVLRHADLTFAVLNGATLAGADLSSALLSQTVIARCPDFARVRGLETLELLNQCSIDLATVRPGLDTLSDELLEGMGLEPGEIAALRAGDQAVSG comes from the coding sequence ATGATCCGCGTCCGGCACCGGGAGACCGGTGAGCCGCTGCTCGAAGTCGCCGGGGATAGCCTCGCCGGGGCCGAGCTGCCGCAGGCCGTGCTGCTCTATGCGGACCTCCGCGGCGCCGACCTCCGGGGAGCCAACCTCCGGGGGGCCGACCTGTGCCAGGCGGATCTCCGGGAGGCAATGCTGGACAGCGCCAACCTGGCCGGCGCTGACATTACGCTGGCCAACCTGGCGGGCGCGAGCTTCCGAAACGCGATCCTGGCGGACGCCCGCCTGCAGGCTGTTACCCTGGACCTGGCCGGCCCTGCCCGGACCGACTTTCGCGGCGCCGAGCTCACCCGGGTCAATCTCAAGAACTCGAACCTGTCCGCCTCGAGCTTCGCCGACGCCGAGATGCGGCGGATCGACCTCACCCACGTCAATCTCTCCGGATCCGACCTCGGCGGGGCCAACCTGACCGAGGCGAACCTGAGCTTCTCCAACCTGCGCGGTGCCGATCTCCGGTATGCCATGTTGGTGGGCGCGTTGTTCAACCGGGTCGACCTGGAGAACGCCGTGCTGCGCCACGCCGACCTCACGTTCGCGGTGCTGAACGGGGCCACTCTGGCGGGCGCGGACCTTTCCTCCGCGCTGCTGTCGCAGACGGTGATCGCGCGCTGCCCCGACTTTGCCCGCGTTCGCGGGCTGGAGACGCTGGAGCTGCTCAACCAGTGCTCGATCGATCTTGCCACCGTTCGTCCCGGCCTCGACACTCTGTCGGACGAACTGCTGGAGGGGATGGGGCTGGAGCCGGGAGAGATTGCGGCGCTTCGCGCGGGGGACCAGGCGGTGAGTGGGTGA
- a CDS encoding VOC family protein has translation MSALALRWAVLSALLAAPSLAAQTPQPWSGRGAVPRQPAVERGQPSADAGAQAQAVAMVGLTVGSMDRSIAFYTSVLDFEKVSDDEVAGTAYEELEGVFGVRMRVVRLRLGDEYLQLTEYVAPRGRPAPVDARSNDRWFQHVAIIVRDMDSAYARLRRANVQYASTGPQLLPKTIPGAAGIRAFYFRDPDGHPLEVLQFPPDKGSPKWHSATRRLFLGIDHTAIVVNDTRASLAFYRDVLGFRVAGESMNFGTEQEHLNNVQGARLHITGLRAPAGPGIEFLEYLSPRDGRPYPPDERPNDLVHWQTTVWVPDAEAAAAAVRRGKFRLVTPAPVELPDTLLGFQRGILVRDPDGHAVQLVEHEGEVHAHH, from the coding sequence ATGAGCGCGCTCGCGCTCCGCTGGGCGGTGCTCAGCGCCTTGCTCGCCGCACCTTCCCTCGCGGCGCAGACGCCCCAGCCTTGGTCCGGGCGCGGCGCCGTGCCGCGCCAGCCGGCCGTGGAACGGGGCCAGCCTTCTGCGGATGCCGGCGCCCAGGCGCAGGCGGTCGCAATGGTGGGACTCACCGTGGGGAGCATGGATCGGTCGATCGCCTTCTACACCTCGGTCCTCGACTTCGAGAAAGTGTCCGACGACGAGGTGGCCGGGACCGCCTACGAGGAGCTGGAAGGCGTCTTCGGCGTGCGCATGCGGGTGGTGCGCCTGCGGCTGGGCGACGAGTACCTCCAGCTCACCGAGTATGTGGCGCCGCGCGGGCGTCCGGCGCCGGTGGATGCCCGGAGCAACGACCGCTGGTTCCAGCACGTCGCCATCATCGTGCGGGACATGGATAGCGCCTATGCCCGGCTGCGCCGGGCCAACGTGCAGTACGCCTCGACCGGGCCGCAGCTTCTGCCCAAGACGATCCCGGGCGCGGCGGGCATCCGGGCATTTTACTTTCGCGACCCCGATGGCCACCCGCTGGAGGTGCTGCAGTTTCCGCCTGACAAAGGGAGCCCGAAGTGGCACAGCGCCACCCGCAGGCTGTTTCTGGGGATCGACCACACCGCCATCGTGGTGAACGACACCAGGGCGAGCCTGGCATTCTATCGCGACGTGCTGGGGTTTCGGGTGGCCGGGGAAAGTATGAACTTCGGCACCGAGCAGGAGCATCTGAACAACGTCCAGGGCGCTCGGCTGCACATCACCGGGCTGCGTGCCCCGGCTGGTCCGGGAATCGAGTTTCTCGAGTACCTGAGCCCACGGGACGGCCGCCCCTATCCCCCCGATGAGCGGCCCAACGATCTGGTCCACTGGCAGACCACGGTCTGGGTACCCGATGCCGAGGCCGCGGCGGCCGCGGTCCGGCGGGGCAAGTTCCGCCTGGTGACTCCGGCGCCCGTAGAGCTGCCGGATACTCTTCTCGGCTTTCAGCGCGGCATCCTGGTGCGCGACCCCGACGGTCACGCCGTCCAACTCGTAGAGCACGAAGGAGAAGTCCATGCCCACCACTGA
- a CDS encoding FAD-dependent oxidoreductase codes for MSAEEKGPTGPDLRQGIPTGDVADGAMLAGHVNGEGVLLARRGLEWFAVGSACTHYSGPLAEGLMVGDTVHCPWHHACFSLRTGHPIRPPALHPLSRWTVEERDGRVYVIGKAEAPVPPAARRSREPAAVVIVGGGAAGDSAVAALRVEGYDGPITVVDPDPDAPYDRPNCSKDYLAGTAQEEWMPLRAPDFDRDCRVQRLRGRRVRELHPGAREVVTDDGGRLRYGALLLATGATPVALPSGIDRGGVPVYYLRSLADSRTIIAAAKTGRRAVVFGASFIGLEVAASLRGRDLEVHVVAPDPRPLERVIGPQLGDFVRTLHEEHGVHFHLGQKAREIAGAGVVLENGDRLAADFVVAGIGVKPNLELAEAAGLTLDRGVAVNEFLETSAPGIFAAGDIARWPDPHTGERIRVEHWVVAQRQGRAVARNMLGMRERFDAVPFFWSQHYDVSINYVGHAERWDSVAVDGDIQGRDCAVRFSRGGRVLAVATIFRDRESLEAEVRMEAGQAH; via the coding sequence ATGTCGGCAGAGGAGAAGGGTCCGACCGGACCGGACTTGAGGCAGGGGATTCCAACCGGCGACGTGGCGGACGGCGCCATGCTGGCGGGCCATGTGAACGGGGAAGGGGTGCTCCTCGCGCGCCGGGGCCTGGAATGGTTCGCCGTCGGCAGCGCGTGCACCCACTATAGCGGACCCCTGGCGGAGGGATTGATGGTCGGGGACACCGTTCACTGTCCCTGGCACCACGCCTGCTTCAGCCTCCGCACGGGACACCCGATTCGGCCACCGGCACTGCACCCCCTGAGCCGATGGACCGTCGAGGAGCGCGATGGTCGAGTCTACGTCATTGGGAAAGCGGAGGCTCCGGTGCCGCCCGCCGCGCGGAGAAGCCGGGAGCCCGCGGCCGTCGTGATCGTCGGGGGTGGCGCGGCAGGAGACAGCGCCGTCGCCGCGCTCCGGGTCGAGGGGTACGACGGCCCGATCACGGTCGTGGATCCCGATCCAGACGCGCCGTACGACCGCCCGAACTGCTCCAAGGATTATCTCGCGGGAACCGCCCAGGAAGAGTGGATGCCGCTGCGGGCGCCCGACTTCGACCGAGATTGCAGGGTCCAGCGCCTGCGCGGCCGCCGGGTGAGGGAGCTGCACCCGGGAGCTCGAGAAGTGGTGACGGACGACGGCGGGCGACTGCGGTACGGTGCTCTGCTCCTCGCGACCGGGGCCACTCCCGTCGCCCTGCCGTCGGGGATAGATCGCGGCGGGGTACCGGTCTACTACCTCCGGAGCCTGGCCGACAGTCGCACCATCATCGCTGCCGCCAAGACGGGGCGGCGTGCGGTGGTCTTCGGGGCCAGCTTCATCGGTCTCGAGGTGGCCGCGTCGCTGCGAGGCCGGGACCTGGAGGTGCATGTGGTCGCGCCCGACCCCCGCCCCCTCGAGCGCGTGATCGGTCCCCAGCTCGGCGACTTCGTGCGCACGCTGCATGAGGAGCACGGCGTCCACTTCCACCTCGGCCAGAAGGCGCGGGAGATCGCCGGGGCCGGGGTCGTGCTGGAGAACGGCGACCGCCTCGCGGCCGATTTCGTGGTCGCCGGCATCGGGGTCAAGCCCAATCTCGAGCTGGCGGAGGCGGCGGGCCTCACGCTCGATCGGGGCGTCGCGGTGAACGAGTTTCTCGAGACCAGCGCGCCCGGCATCTTCGCAGCGGGCGACATCGCCCGCTGGCCCGACCCGCACACCGGTGAGCGGATCAGAGTGGAGCACTGGGTGGTGGCGCAGCGTCAGGGCCGGGCGGTGGCGCGCAACATGCTGGGCATGCGCGAGCGGTTCGACGCGGTGCCGTTCTTCTGGAGCCAGCACTACGATGTGAGCATCAACTACGTGGGGCACGCGGAGCGGTGGGACTCCGTCGCCGTCGACGGCGATATCCAGGGACGCGACTGTGCCGTCCGCTTCAGCCGGGGCGGACGCGTGTTGGCGGTAGCTACGATCTTTCGGGATCGGGAGAGCCTCGAGGCGGAGGTGCGTATGGAAGCAGGGCAAGCACACTGA
- a CDS encoding glucose 1-dehydrogenase, translating to MPTTDRDGGAAVSTSKRTSTAGSKPEAAMMKAIAVRPGIPNSMYLAQLPKPSVDDVPEGRGVLVKVLRVGVDGTDKEINAAEYGAAPPGYDFLVTGHEGFGRVEAVGPEVTEFVPGDYVVATVRRPGSSIYDRIGTYDMTTDDVYYERGINLRHGFLTEYYVDDPEYIVKIPCELRDVGVLLEPTTVVEKGIAQAYEIQRRLRVWRPRKAAVMGAGTIGLLAAMALRLRGLEVTVFGRTAAPYLNSELIEALGARYESTATLPILEGAKRYGPFDLIFEATGASPVVFESMQALAKNGVLVLSSVTGGDKMITVPADRINLEFVLGNKVMVGTVNANREYFEMGVKDLAHADAQYPGWLKRLLTHPVKGLENWQQLLDTLTNAKGAIKVYCEVAEV from the coding sequence ATGCCCACCACTGACCGCGACGGAGGGGCCGCGGTGTCGACCTCCAAGCGCACCTCCACCGCCGGTTCCAAGCCCGAGGCCGCCATGATGAAGGCCATCGCCGTCCGGCCCGGCATCCCCAATTCCATGTACCTGGCACAGCTGCCCAAGCCCTCGGTGGATGATGTCCCCGAAGGTCGTGGCGTGCTCGTGAAGGTGTTGCGAGTGGGCGTGGACGGCACCGACAAGGAGATCAACGCGGCCGAGTACGGGGCCGCCCCTCCGGGATACGATTTCCTGGTGACAGGGCACGAGGGCTTCGGTCGGGTGGAGGCGGTCGGTCCCGAAGTCACCGAGTTCGTGCCCGGCGACTACGTCGTGGCCACCGTGCGCCGGCCCGGCTCCAGCATCTACGACCGGATCGGCACCTATGACATGACGACCGACGACGTGTACTACGAGCGGGGGATCAACCTGCGTCACGGATTCCTCACCGAGTACTACGTCGACGATCCCGAGTACATTGTAAAGATCCCCTGCGAGCTGAGGGATGTCGGGGTCCTGCTCGAGCCGACGACCGTGGTGGAGAAGGGCATCGCGCAGGCGTATGAAATCCAGCGCCGGCTCCGCGTCTGGCGCCCCCGCAAGGCCGCCGTGATGGGGGCGGGAACCATCGGCCTCCTTGCGGCCATGGCGCTCCGGCTCCGCGGACTGGAGGTGACCGTGTTCGGCCGGACCGCGGCGCCCTATCTCAACTCCGAGCTGATCGAGGCTCTGGGGGCGCGCTACGAGTCCACCGCCACGCTTCCCATCCTCGAAGGCGCCAAGAGGTACGGACCCTTCGACCTGATCTTCGAGGCCACCGGCGCGTCTCCCGTGGTGTTCGAGAGCATGCAGGCGCTGGCCAAGAACGGGGTGCTGGTGCTGTCGAGCGTGACCGGAGGAGACAAGATGATCACGGTGCCCGCGGACCGGATCAATCTCGAGTTTGTGCTAGGCAACAAGGTGATGGTTGGCACGGTGAACGCGAATCGTGAATATTTTGAGATGGGCGTGAAGGACCTGGCCCACGCCGACGCGCAATACCCGGGATGGCTCAAACGGCTCCTCACCCATCCGGTGAAGGGGCTGGAGAATTGGCAGCAGCTGCTGGACACTCTGACCAACGCCAAGGGTGCGATCAAAGTGTACTGCGAAGTGGCAGAAGTCTGA
- a CDS encoding SMP-30/gluconolactonase/LRE family protein produces the protein MRRPSSVLAGAAFALLAWPALATAQATVDLPVVLPAAVVDLRTAEGAALVQVRWRYSDVKVIETDHHAAGPDLRPSGPPNRTNDISPHAEAVGFDDTAWEVIEPEALETRRSNGRLAFNWYRTKISLPRTVGGFDVTGSTVVFELVVDDYAEIWVDGQLPLVLGQTGGQLIKGFNAPNRVVLTRDARPGQQIHLAVFGINGPVSRPPENFIWVRSATLDFYRPGQVGAPAAAPAKVVRLDPALDRIVPRGATIEKLAGGFQFIEGPVWHPDGYLLFSDPNANTIYRWTPEGSVSVFRTHSGYTGVDIGEYHQPGSNGLTLDRKGLLTINEHGNRRVTRLERTGKITVLADRYDGKRLNSPNDLVYRSDGTLYFTDPPFGLPKAFDDPRKELGFSGVYMVKDSQVTLLTKELSGPNGIAFSPDERYLYVDNWDLKRKVLMRYEVKTDGTIANGTVFHDFTGDPEPVALDGIKVDEQGNVYVSAPGGLWIFSPAGKALGRIVPPEHDANFTFGDADGKSLYLTASTGLYRVRVSVPGIRPGAMQQAAAR, from the coding sequence ATGCGGCGGCCCTCCTCCGTGCTGGCCGGCGCGGCATTCGCCCTCCTCGCGTGGCCCGCGCTCGCGACGGCGCAGGCCACGGTGGACCTGCCGGTCGTCCTTCCGGCCGCGGTGGTGGATCTCCGCACCGCCGAGGGCGCGGCGTTGGTGCAGGTGCGGTGGCGGTACAGCGATGTCAAGGTGATCGAGACCGACCACCACGCCGCCGGGCCCGATCTCCGGCCGTCCGGCCCTCCCAATCGGACCAATGACATCAGTCCCCACGCGGAAGCGGTGGGCTTCGACGATACCGCGTGGGAAGTGATCGAGCCCGAAGCGCTCGAGACCCGCCGGTCGAACGGGCGGCTCGCCTTCAACTGGTATCGGACCAAGATCAGCCTGCCGCGGACCGTCGGCGGCTTTGACGTCACCGGCTCGACCGTCGTCTTCGAGCTGGTCGTGGACGACTACGCCGAGATCTGGGTGGACGGGCAGCTTCCGCTGGTGCTGGGCCAGACCGGCGGCCAGCTGATCAAGGGCTTCAACGCGCCCAACCGCGTCGTGCTCACCCGCGACGCGCGACCGGGGCAGCAGATCCACCTCGCCGTCTTCGGCATCAACGGACCGGTGTCCAGACCGCCGGAGAACTTCATCTGGGTCCGCTCGGCGACGCTCGATTTCTACCGTCCCGGCCAGGTGGGCGCGCCGGCGGCGGCACCGGCCAAGGTGGTCCGGCTCGACCCCGCGTTGGACCGCATCGTTCCTCGGGGCGCGACCATCGAGAAGCTCGCGGGCGGATTCCAGTTCATCGAGGGGCCGGTGTGGCATCCCGACGGCTACCTGCTGTTCAGCGACCCGAACGCCAACACGATCTACCGCTGGACGCCGGAAGGCTCGGTCTCGGTCTTCCGCACCCACAGCGGTTACACCGGTGTCGACATCGGCGAGTACCACCAGCCCGGCTCCAACGGGCTCACCTTAGACCGGAAAGGCCTGCTCACGATCAACGAGCACGGCAACAGGCGGGTGACCCGTTTGGAGCGGACTGGCAAGATCACGGTGCTCGCGGACCGGTACGACGGGAAGCGGCTCAACAGCCCCAACGACCTGGTGTACCGCTCCGACGGCACGCTCTACTTCACCGATCCGCCGTTCGGCCTGCCTAAGGCGTTCGACGATCCGAGGAAGGAGCTGGGATTCAGCGGGGTCTACATGGTGAAGGACAGCCAGGTGACGCTGCTGACGAAGGAGCTGAGCGGACCGAACGGCATCGCCTTCTCGCCGGACGAGCGCTACCTGTACGTCGACAACTGGGACCTCAAGCGCAAGGTGCTGATGCGCTACGAGGTGAAGACCGACGGGACGATCGCCAACGGAACGGTGTTCCACGACTTCACCGGCGACCCGGAGCCGGTGGCGCTGGATGGCATCAAGGTGGACGAGCAGGGCAATGTCTACGTCTCGGCGCCGGGGGGGCTGTGGATCTTCTCGCCTGCTGGCAAGGCGTTAGGACGGATCGTTCCGCCGGAGCACGATGCCAACTTCACCTTCGGGGACGCAGACGGGAAATCGCTTTACCTCACGGCGAGCACCGGTCTGTATCGGGTGCGGGTGAGCGTGCCGGGCATCCGCCCCGGTGCCATGCAGCAGGCGGCGGCGAGATGA
- a CDS encoding cupin domain-containing protein has translation MRPWTLAAVAALAASPCGVANAQSGDAAVRYLGHDEVAAAFAKGTPMIEVRDYKIHASRREGPGLVEVHTRDTDIAYVLQGSATLVTGGAAVGLKEIGAEELRGSAIEGGETRQLEPGDVVVIPNGTPHWFKEVKAPFLYYVVKVRQAERVATAGAM, from the coding sequence ATGAGACCCTGGACACTGGCCGCGGTGGCGGCCCTGGCTGCCTCGCCGTGCGGCGTGGCGAACGCGCAGTCCGGCGATGCGGCCGTCAGATATCTCGGGCACGATGAAGTCGCGGCCGCCTTCGCCAAGGGCACGCCGATGATCGAAGTGCGCGACTACAAGATCCACGCGAGCCGGCGCGAAGGTCCGGGCCTGGTCGAGGTCCATACCCGTGACACCGACATCGCCTACGTCCTGCAGGGATCGGCCACGCTGGTGACCGGCGGCGCGGCCGTCGGCCTCAAGGAGATCGGCGCGGAGGAGCTGCGTGGCAGCGCCATCGAGGGCGGGGAGACTCGCCAGCTCGAGCCGGGTGATGTCGTGGTCATCCCTAACGGCACGCCGCACTGGTTCAAGGAAGTGAAGGCGCCGTTCCTCTACTACGTGGTCAAGGTGCGGCAGGCGGAGCGGGTCGCGACCGCAGGGGCGATGTGA
- a CDS encoding sigma-70 family RNA polymerase sigma factor has product MLEESQAAPARSAAGLKPAHSPAEFEVLFGAVTSTAFGVAVRLTRNQADAEDLVQEAALLAFRAFASFEPGTNFRAWFFKILTNCYFSKRRREKSRPVTSDLDDTPDLYLYARSAEAGFPTQGPDPAGQLLEKLGTERVVAAIDRLPEEYRVVSTLYFMEDLSYEEIAQVLGCPIGTVRSRLHRGRKMLQKALWQVAEEDGIISHQPTGAGA; this is encoded by the coding sequence GTGCTCGAGGAGTCGCAGGCCGCACCCGCCCGGTCCGCAGCCGGGTTGAAGCCAGCCCACTCACCCGCGGAGTTCGAGGTCCTCTTCGGGGCGGTGACCTCCACTGCCTTCGGCGTCGCGGTCCGACTCACCCGCAACCAGGCGGATGCGGAAGATCTGGTCCAGGAGGCGGCGTTGCTCGCCTTTCGGGCGTTCGCCTCCTTCGAGCCGGGCACCAACTTTCGCGCCTGGTTTTTCAAGATCCTGACCAACTGCTACTTCTCGAAGCGCCGGCGGGAGAAGAGCCGGCCGGTAACGTCCGACCTCGACGACACCCCGGACCTCTACCTCTACGCCCGCTCGGCCGAAGCGGGCTTCCCCACCCAGGGGCCGGATCCGGCCGGTCAGCTCCTGGAGAAGCTGGGAACCGAGCGGGTGGTCGCCGCCATCGACCGCCTCCCCGAAGAGTACCGAGTGGTTTCCACCCTCTATTTTATGGAGGACCTGAGCTACGAGGAGATCGCCCAGGTGCTCGGCTGCCCCATCGGAACGGTCCGGTCCCGGCTGCACCGGGGTCGGAAAATGCTGCAGAAGGCGCTGTGGCAGGTCGCGGAAGAAGACGGCATCATCAGTCACCAGCCAACCGGGGCCGGCGCATGA
- a CDS encoding zf-HC2 domain-containing protein: MSDPLHRTTCEEAFRRLDDFLDRRLSDTEMRLIEEHLEICAACTREFTFEESVLTGVRRKLRQLSVPPDLLARIAEAIRAAGERDAS, from the coding sequence ATGAGCGATCCGCTGCATCGAACCACCTGTGAAGAGGCATTCCGCCGGTTGGACGACTTCCTCGATCGCCGGCTGAGCGACACGGAGATGCGCCTGATCGAGGAGCATCTCGAGATCTGCGCGGCCTGCACCCGGGAGTTCACCTTCGAGGAGAGCGTGCTGACGGGCGTGCGACGGAAGCTGCGCCAGTTGAGCGTGCCGCCCGATCTGCTGGCGCGGATCGCCGAGGCGATCCGCGCGGCGGGCGAGAGGGACGCGAGCTGA
- a CDS encoding heme-binding protein, which translates to MRFRASFLVALALSATTSLAQAQTTVSKKTLTLEGAKAVAAAAVAEATKGHEGASIAVVDDGGNLMYLERLQPTFPMGATISTEKARTAALFQKPSKLLEDAIVGGRTPLLNVWSAPLNGGEPIVVDGQVVGAVGVSGASSAARDAAIAIAGAAAVGTKTSASR; encoded by the coding sequence ATGAGGTTCCGAGCATCGTTCCTGGTTGCTCTCGCCCTGTCGGCCACGACCAGCCTGGCCCAGGCCCAGACCACCGTCAGCAAGAAGACGCTCACGCTCGAAGGGGCCAAGGCGGTTGCCGCCGCCGCAGTCGCCGAGGCGACAAAGGGCCACGAAGGCGCCTCGATCGCCGTGGTCGATGATGGCGGGAACCTGATGTACCTCGAGCGCCTGCAGCCGACGTTTCCGATGGGCGCGACGATCTCCACCGAGAAGGCCCGCACCGCGGCGCTCTTCCAGAAGCCGAGCAAGCTCCTGGAGGACGCGATCGTGGGCGGCCGGACGCCATTGCTCAACGTCTGGTCCGCCCCGCTCAACGGGGGCGAGCCGATCGTGGTGGATGGCCAGGTCGTGGGCGCGGTGGGCGTGAGCGGCGCCTCGAGCGCCGCGAGGGATGCGGCAATCGCCATCGCCGGCGCCGCCGCGGTCGGCACCAAGACCAGCGCGAGCCGGTGA
- a CDS encoding SMP-30/gluconolactonase/LRE family protein, whose translation MRGGAVVQRPFAALWVVLISFLTAITAPLAAQLHPRPAREPIITRLNSRFDRLVPAGARLERIADDHGWAEGPAWVSAGGYLLFSDVVKNAIYRWREGEGERLFLQASGYTGRTPFAGAEPGSNGIVVDREGRIVFCQHGDRRIVRREPSGRLTVLVERYRGKRLNSPNDLVFKSNGDLYFTDPPFGLPQSYRDPGKELPFQGVYRLARDGTLTLLTTELSGPNGIAFSPDERTLYVSNADAGRLVWLAFSVQEDGTLGPGRVFYDGTASFAGRHGTADGMKVDARGNLFGVGPGGVYVFSPDGLLLGWFDFGGNVGNVAWGEDGSTLFIAANAAVYRVRLSTLGAGFERHEAQRGR comes from the coding sequence ATGAGGGGCGGAGCTGTCGTCCAGCGCCCATTCGCTGCGCTCTGGGTGGTCCTTATCTCGTTCCTGACCGCCATCACCGCTCCGCTCGCGGCCCAGCTCCACCCCCGGCCCGCTCGCGAGCCGATCATCACCCGCCTCAACTCGCGGTTCGACCGCCTCGTCCCCGCCGGCGCCCGTCTGGAGAGGATCGCGGACGACCACGGCTGGGCCGAGGGACCCGCTTGGGTGTCGGCTGGCGGCTACCTGCTCTTTTCCGACGTGGTGAAGAACGCGATCTACCGCTGGCGTGAGGGCGAGGGCGAGCGCCTCTTCCTACAGGCGAGCGGCTACACCGGGCGCACGCCGTTTGCCGGCGCGGAGCCCGGCTCGAACGGCATCGTCGTCGACCGGGAAGGTCGGATCGTGTTCTGCCAGCACGGCGACCGCCGCATCGTGCGGCGCGAGCCGAGCGGGCGCCTCACGGTGCTCGTGGAGCGCTATCGGGGAAAACGGCTCAACAGCCCCAACGATCTCGTCTTCAAATCGAACGGCGATCTCTACTTTACCGACCCGCCGTTCGGCCTGCCGCAGAGCTATCGCGACCCGGGGAAGGAGCTGCCGTTCCAGGGTGTGTACCGGCTGGCGCGCGACGGCACACTCACCTTGCTCACCACCGAGCTCAGCGGACCCAATGGGATCGCATTCTCGCCGGACGAGCGCACGCTGTATGTGTCGAACGCGGATGCCGGCCGGCTGGTCTGGCTCGCGTTCAGCGTACAGGAGGACGGTACCCTCGGCCCCGGGCGGGTGTTCTATGATGGCACCGCATCGTTTGCCGGTCGGCATGGTACCGCCGACGGCATGAAGGTCGACGCCCGTGGCAACCTCTTCGGGGTGGGACCCGGTGGAGTCTATGTCTTCTCGCCGGATGGGTTGCTGCTGGGTTGGTTCGATTTCGGCGGGAACGTCGGCAACGTTGCCTGGGGGGAGGACGGATCCACGCTCTTCATCGCAGCAAATGCGGCGGTCTACCGGGTGCGACTCTCGACGTTGGGCGCCGGCTTCGAGCGCCACGAGGCACAGCGGGGGAGATGA
- a CDS encoding zf-HC2 domain-containing protein: MNDSETQAACEAILRRLDDYIDRELSPSDMQMVERHIEECLRCGGRYRFEISLIREVRSRLRRICPPDDLVARIRLRLDAEAAG, translated from the coding sequence GTGAACGACAGCGAGACCCAGGCAGCGTGCGAGGCGATCCTCCGGCGGCTGGACGACTACATCGATCGCGAGCTCTCCCCGAGCGACATGCAGATGGTCGAGCGGCACATCGAGGAGTGCCTTCGCTGCGGCGGCCGGTACCGGTTCGAGATCAGCCTGATCCGGGAGGTGCGGAGCCGCCTACGGCGGATCTGCCCGCCGGATGACCTGGTTGCCAGAATCAGGCTGCGGCTCGACGCGGAGGCGGCGGGATGA
- a CDS encoding NAD(P)H-dependent oxidoreductase produces MADSRPLSIPVILGTARKGRMSAHAARFVLGELKKRDGVFTELIDVGALPVQLDDNGEGTADPGFAASMNRADAIVLVAPEYNHAMPGLLKHVLDSCLKEYIHKAAGIVAVSAGPFGGTRVIETSLPVLRELGLVTIFWDVNVGSVAKVFDQNGTLLDPALVRRTDKFIGELIWMARTLRYGRESIAL; encoded by the coding sequence ATGGCAGACTCCCGTCCGCTCAGCATTCCCGTGATTCTCGGTACTGCCCGCAAGGGCCGGATGAGCGCGCATGCCGCGCGTTTCGTCCTCGGGGAGCTGAAGAAGCGAGACGGTGTCTTCACCGAGCTGATCGACGTCGGTGCGCTCCCGGTCCAGCTCGACGACAACGGCGAGGGCACCGCCGATCCTGGCTTCGCGGCCAGCATGAACCGGGCGGATGCGATCGTGCTGGTGGCCCCGGAATACAACCACGCCATGCCGGGGCTGCTGAAGCACGTGCTCGACAGCTGCCTCAAAGAGTATATCCACAAGGCCGCGGGGATAGTCGCGGTCTCCGCCGGCCCCTTCGGCGGCACCCGGGTAATCGAGACGTCGCTTCCCGTCCTTCGCGAGCTCGGCCTGGTGACCATCTTCTGGGACGTGAACGTAGGCAGCGTGGCCAAGGTCTTCGATCAGAACGGCACGCTGCTCGACCCGGCGCTCGTTCGGCGCACGGACAAGTTCATCGGCGAGCTGATCTGGATGGCCAGGACCCTGCGCTACGGGCGCGAGTCGATCGCCCTGTAG